A region of bacterium DNA encodes the following proteins:
- a CDS encoding HAD family hydrolase, which yields MTGPESSSEASPNLRAVTFDCWGTLIFQPTPDEPPNSSRPASRERVLIDLLTRHGVRHDEEAARQALRKGSQRHWRCWQDGIATGASDIVRWTFEDLEIDHPELQRETTSVLEERALEFEVRALDGARDTLQRMADLGIRRGLICDTGYSPGRVVRQLLDRVGLLDLLEVTIFSDEAGFPKPNASLFHSALGALEVAPEHAAHVGDLRRTDIAGARGVGMRSVRIRDVNDDDVDLQDADHIADNHPHLCELLGF from the coding sequence CCGTGACCTTCGACTGCTGGGGGACCCTGATCTTCCAGCCTACACCCGACGAGCCACCCAACTCGAGCCGCCCGGCGAGCCGCGAACGGGTGCTGATCGATCTTCTGACGCGTCACGGTGTTCGCCATGACGAAGAGGCGGCGCGCCAGGCTCTGCGCAAGGGATCTCAACGTCACTGGCGCTGCTGGCAGGATGGGATCGCCACCGGAGCCAGCGACATCGTGCGCTGGACGTTTGAAGATCTGGAAATCGATCATCCCGAACTCCAGCGCGAAACGACCAGTGTTCTGGAGGAACGCGCCCTGGAGTTCGAGGTGCGCGCACTCGATGGCGCACGCGACACCCTGCAGCGTATGGCGGACCTGGGAATCCGACGTGGACTGATCTGTGACACGGGTTACAGCCCGGGTCGTGTAGTGCGTCAGTTACTCGATCGAGTGGGCCTGCTCGATCTTCTGGAAGTCACGATCTTCTCCGACGAAGCGGGCTTCCCCAAACCGAATGCGTCACTGTTTCACAGTGCACTCGGAGCACTTGAAGTCGCACCCGAACACGCCGCGCACGTCGGCGATCTGCGCCGCACCGACATCGCCGGTGCCCGCGGCGTGGGTATGCGCAGTGTGCGCATCCGAGACGTCAACGACGATGACGTCGATCTACAAGACGCCGACCACATAGCCGACAACCACCCCCACCTGTGCGAGTTGCTGGGCTTCTAG
- a CDS encoding Gfo/Idh/MocA family oxidoreductase produces the protein MSLRVAVIGAGRAGRSRVAAIEAHPETELAGLVHRDPGAEGPTLERILHDDTVNALIVCTPNVLHPATARAALESGKHVAVEFPLAPGPVVASELFELARLRDRVLHVEHIELLSPSQLELREAASKLGRLHAGEVHFSAEADGWIGDPALAGSASLRAVARLHRIVDLFGPASVRACSLLRGSAGGYSLQADLDFEQGGELTLIEERGPGLKRATDWAVRCEHGQLESPSPGPAGALLAADLDVFVQRIRGAGESYVSEERILHVLGLVEELEGACHS, from the coding sequence ATGAGCTTGCGCGTGGCCGTCATCGGCGCGGGGCGTGCGGGTCGATCCCGTGTGGCTGCGATCGAAGCCCACCCGGAGACGGAACTCGCGGGACTGGTGCATCGCGACCCAGGAGCCGAAGGGCCGACACTCGAACGGATTCTGCACGACGATACCGTGAACGCGTTGATTGTCTGTACGCCCAATGTACTGCACCCCGCGACCGCGAGAGCGGCACTCGAGTCCGGCAAGCACGTAGCTGTCGAGTTCCCACTCGCGCCTGGGCCGGTGGTGGCGTCGGAACTCTTCGAACTGGCTCGCCTCCGGGATCGTGTCTTGCACGTCGAGCATATCGAGCTGCTCTCGCCCTCACAGCTCGAGTTGCGCGAGGCCGCCAGCAAGCTAGGCCGACTGCACGCGGGCGAAGTGCACTTCAGCGCGGAGGCCGACGGCTGGATCGGTGACCCGGCGCTGGCCGGATCGGCATCTCTGCGCGCGGTGGCGCGCCTGCATCGCATCGTCGATCTCTTCGGTCCTGCGAGCGTGCGCGCTTGCAGTCTGTTGCGAGGTTCTGCCGGTGGGTATTCACTGCAGGCTGATCTCGACTTTGAGCAGGGCGGAGAGCTGACTCTCATCGAAGAGCGCGGTCCGGGTCTGAAACGCGCAACCGACTGGGCCGTGCGTTGCGAGCACGGGCAGCTCGAATCGCCGAGCCCCGGTCCGGCCGGAGCCCTGCTCGCGGCCGATCTCGACGTTTTCGTCCAACGAATTCGGGGTGCCGGCGAGTCCTACGTGAGCGAGGAGCGGATCCTGCACGTACTCGGGCTGGTCGAGGAACTGGAAGGGGCGTGTCATTCGTAG
- a CDS encoding nuclear transport factor 2 family protein yields the protein MAARIKVKSESAHEEPVSAQQPVSSPKPSPTEMPEAERVARKIVRATNDLEHVDLSELYAENCISVESSLGEEASIHGLPALEEKLEAWLAKVETAHWTPVHVFVNGNAICIEWQAELKMRDGRAIDFEEIAIHEVENGKIVAERFFYDPSALSAPPAGSTKPEAEPEPVEAQAELPMPPVVAVAKPELTQAPVESEAAAETESEPEPVAERTPFFPTFELEDDEPGTPIDPMDL from the coding sequence GTGGCAGCTCGCATCAAAGTAAAATCCGAAAGTGCACACGAGGAGCCGGTTTCCGCACAACAGCCGGTCTCGAGCCCAAAGCCCTCTCCTACTGAAATGCCCGAAGCGGAACGGGTTGCCCGGAAAATCGTGCGCGCGACGAACGACCTCGAACACGTCGACCTTTCAGAACTCTACGCGGAAAATTGCATTTCCGTCGAGTCGAGTCTCGGCGAAGAAGCCAGTATCCACGGTCTTCCAGCCCTCGAAGAAAAGCTGGAAGCCTGGCTCGCGAAAGTGGAGACCGCTCACTGGACACCCGTACATGTGTTCGTGAACGGAAATGCGATCTGCATCGAGTGGCAGGCGGAACTCAAGATGCGCGACGGTCGTGCGATCGATTTCGAAGAGATCGCAATTCACGAAGTCGAGAATGGCAAGATCGTTGCCGAGCGCTTCTTCTACGATCCCAGTGCACTGTCTGCACCGCCGGCCGGCTCGACGAAGCCTGAAGCAGAACCCGAACCGGTCGAGGCACAGGCTGAACTTCCCATGCCTCCCGTGGTCGCGGTCGCGAAGCCCGAACTGACCCAAGCTCCTGTGGAATCCGAAGCCGCAGCGGAGACTGAATCGGAACCCGAGCCGGTCGCCGAGCGCACGCCGTTTTTCCCGACATTCGAACTGGAAGACGACGAACCGGGAACCCCGATCGACCCGATGGATCTCTGA